The following are encoded together in the Anoplopoma fimbria isolate UVic2021 breed Golden Eagle Sablefish chromosome 13, Afim_UVic_2022, whole genome shotgun sequence genome:
- the zgc:101858 gene encoding 3-oxoacyl-[acyl-carrier-protein] reductase FabG, translating into MASEDAFKVSSLKGRVVLVTGASSGIGAGTSILFAKLGALLALNGRDVQNLQKVSKQCTECGAAEPLLVPGDLTDEETVKKMVEQTVAHFGRLDVLINSAGILAMGSIETTDLAQYDRIMNINVRSVYHLTQLCVPHLIKTKGSIVNVSSVNGQRSFPGVLAYCMSKSAIDQFTRCTALELASKQVRVNSVCPGVIITEVHKRAGLDEDQYAQFLAKCKQTHALGRPGEVEEVAQSIAFLASDAASFITGVNLPVDGGRHAMCPR; encoded by the exons ATGGCCTCAGAAGACGCATTTAAA GTGAGCTCCCTGAAGGGGAGAGTGGTCCTGGTCACGGGAGCCAGCTCGGGCATCGGAGCGGGCACGAGCATCCTGTTCGCCAAACTGGGAGCTCTGTTGGCTCTGAACGGACGCGACGTGCAGAACCTGCAGAAAGTATCCAAACAGTGCACCGAGTGTGGAGCTGCAGAG CCTTTGCTCGTTCCTGGAGACCTGACTGACGAGGAGACGGTGAAGAAGATGGTGGAGCAAACTGTGGCTCACTTCGGCAGACTGGATGTCCTCATTAACAGCGCTGGGATCCTGGCCATGGGCAGCATAGAGACCACGGACCTGGCTCAGTATGACAGGATCATGAACATCAATGTCAG ATCCGTGTACCACCTGACTCAGCTTTGCGTGCCCCACCTGATCAAGACCAAAGGCTCCATTGTCAACGTATCCAGCGTCAACGGACAGAGATCA TTCCCTGGTGTGCTGGCCTATTGCATGTCCAAGTCGGCCATCGATCAGTTCACACGTTGTACAGCACTTG AGCTGGCATCAAAGCAAGTCCGAGTGAACTCTGTCTG CCCTGGTGTGATCATCACAGAGGTCCACAAGAGAGCAGGACTGGATGAGGACCAGTATGCCCAG TTCCTCGCAAAGTGTAAGCAGACCCATGCCCTCGGTCGACCCGGCGAGGTGGAAGAAGTGGCCCAAAGCATCGCCTTCCTGGCGTCCGATGCTGCCAGCTTCATCACCGGAGTCAACCTCCCCGTGGACGGGGGCCGCCATGCCATGTGCCCAAGATGA